In the genome of Coregonus clupeaformis isolate EN_2021a chromosome 11, ASM2061545v1, whole genome shotgun sequence, one region contains:
- the LOC121577243 gene encoding uncharacterized protein LOC121577243 → MFYYSKPLLLVILIVLLNGHSWAKEVVGIIGNGITIDFSFHNMSKPSAYSIGLYKDSKKISECNHSVHNCCSQSQSCIFENKKASFCIRNLTSVDNGTYWITLFQTNRDPPMLKSNKVSLILQSDGNTTESPSCTPIAAEDETHAFPSGSGRTVPVLIIFAVLGVPIIALLMGLLGWFCWTHNRSPEWDQQEDVKAKQQGSGEASTSMSVYAVEYGVLDFNSRPSGGEGNRHGREREGGVVRPAETVEYAAITFPPQQRVSDGRQ, encoded by the exons ATGTTCTACTACTCAAAGCCTCTCTTACTGGTTATCCTCATTGTGCTGCTCAACG GACATAGCTGGGCAAAGGAAGTGGTAGGAATCATTGGTAATGGGATCACCATCGACTTCTCATTTCATAACATGTCCAAACCATCTGCTTATTCAATTGGTCTTTACAAAGATTCTAAAAAGATCAGTGAGTGTAATCATAGTGTGCACAACTGTTGCTCACAAAGCCAAAGCTGCATCTTTGAGAATAAAAAGGCCTCTTTCTGCATCCGAAATCTGACATCAGTTGACAACGGAACGTATTGGATCACGTTGTTCCAAACCAATAGAGATCCTCCCATGCTAAAAAGCAATAAGGTGTCGCTTATCCTTCAATCGGATGGTAACACCACAG AATCTCCATCATGCACCCCTATTGCCGCAGAAGACGAAACCCATGCTTTCCCGAGTGGTAGTGGGAGGACTGTTCCTGTCCTGATCATCTTTGCTGTTTTGGGGGTACCCATCATAGCTCTGTTAATGGGACTGCTTGGTTGGTTCTGCTGGACCCACAACAGGAGCCCAG AATGGGACCAGCAAGAGGACGTCAAGGCCAAGCAACAG GGGTCAGGAGAGGCGTCCACCTCCATGTCTGTGTATGCTGTGGAGTACGGCGTGCTGGACTTTAATAGTAGAcccagtggaggagaggggaacaggcatgggagggagagggagggaggagtggtgaGGCCTGCAGAGACAGTGGAATATGCCGCTATCACCTTTCCCCCACAACAAAGGGTGTCAGATGGGAGACAGTGA